In one Saccharibacillus brassicae genomic region, the following are encoded:
- a CDS encoding YsnF/AvaK domain-containing protein, with protein METQKVAGIFLTQREASEAIEELKRYGYDADDISVISKDHQDAAAIGEQTGTKAPEGAAGGATAGGILGGVGGLLAGLGALAIPGIGPLLAAGPIATALAGIAVGATGGGLVGGLIGLGIPEEDAKAYDQQIGGGRMLVLVDTTSDRKEEVEDIFRRHYALNHTRLGADGDNDNLTVAAPHASEREAADVHETADVRGTADVRDTVDVRGTADVRDTVDVRGTADVRDTAPLGVIDGIGQQERDSAYPADTGRDTEASLQRELEMHADHSTDRDADRDTDRDAIQLRAEQLDIDKKQVRTGEVEVRKEIVHEEKVIRVPVSHEEVVIERRAVNGEATDEQIGRDETIRIPVSEERIEVNKRSVVTGEVDVYKQEVEETRHIEETLRHEEARVEQTGHAAVDETLSGEAAERRPSAGLPSSPPATDAASLPPRSERPRR; from the coding sequence ATGGAGACTCAAAAAGTAGCGGGCATCTTTCTGACGCAGCGCGAAGCTTCCGAAGCGATCGAGGAGCTGAAGCGGTACGGCTATGACGCCGACGATATTTCCGTCATTTCCAAAGACCATCAGGATGCGGCCGCGATCGGCGAACAGACCGGCACCAAAGCACCCGAAGGCGCCGCCGGAGGCGCGACGGCCGGAGGTATCCTGGGCGGCGTAGGCGGACTTCTGGCCGGACTCGGCGCGCTGGCGATTCCCGGCATCGGGCCGCTGCTCGCGGCGGGCCCGATCGCGACGGCGCTGGCCGGCATCGCCGTCGGCGCGACCGGCGGCGGGCTCGTCGGCGGCCTGATCGGCCTCGGCATTCCCGAAGAAGACGCGAAAGCGTACGATCAGCAGATCGGCGGCGGGCGCATGCTGGTGCTCGTCGATACGACAAGCGACCGCAAAGAAGAAGTCGAGGACATCTTCCGCCGGCATTACGCGCTGAACCATACCCGTCTGGGCGCGGACGGCGACAACGACAACCTGACCGTCGCCGCGCCGCACGCTTCGGAGCGCGAAGCGGCCGATGTTCATGAGACGGCTGACGTTCGCGGTACAGCCGATGTTCGCGACACAGTCGATGTTCGCGGTACAGCCGATGTTCGTGACACAGTCGATGTTCGCGGTACAGCCGATGTTCGCGACACAGCGCCGCTCGGCGTAATCGACGGAATCGGGCAGCAGGAGCGGGATTCCGCTTATCCGGCCGATACCGGCCGCGATACGGAAGCCTCCCTGCAGCGCGAACTGGAGATGCACGCCGACCACAGTACAGACCGTGACGCAGACCGCGACACAGACCGCGACGCGATCCAGCTGCGGGCCGAACAGCTCGATATCGACAAAAAGCAGGTTCGCACCGGCGAAGTCGAAGTCCGCAAAGAAATCGTTCACGAGGAAAAAGTGATCCGGGTACCGGTCAGCCACGAAGAAGTCGTGATCGAGCGGCGCGCGGTCAACGGCGAAGCGACGGACGAACAGATCGGCCGCGACGAGACGATTCGGATCCCGGTCAGCGAAGAGCGCATCGAAGTAAACAAGCGCAGCGTCGTGACCGGCGAAGTCGACGTCTACAAGCAGGAAGTCGAAGAAACGCGGCATATCGAAGAGACGCTGCGGCATGAAGAAGCGCGGGTCGAACAGACCGGGCACGCGGCGGTCGACGAAACTTTGTCCGGCGAAGCGGCCGAACGGCGGCCGTCTGCGGGCTTGCCTTCTTCCCCGCCGGCGACCGATGCGGCCTCCCTGCCGCCGCGCAGCGAACGTCCAAGACGTTAA
- a CDS encoding Gfo/Idh/MocA family protein, with protein MTELNTRSEIRWAIFGPGQIAGDFASAIRAVCGSIEAVGARSLDKAQAFAREHDIAKSYGSLDELLDDPAVDVVYIATPHNTHHEFILRALEKGKHVFCEKAITLNGAQLAEAVEAAQSRGLVLAEAMTVYHMPLYRELLDLLAGGKLGAIKSIHVEMGDAKEYHPGNRFFNPDLAGGVLLDMGTYALSLVKMFMPGGPDRFLTDVRKADTCVDEEAFIRLHGGLGESASVSISFLADTGHVAFIVCERGTILIKDFTRAVRALISYEDGTTETIPAGERAEALSYEVRDFNAWVQGGETPSTLGWSIGVMAMMDQARSSWGLRYPDEV; from the coding sequence ATGACAGAACTTAATACCCGCTCCGAGATCCGGTGGGCGATCTTCGGACCCGGACAGATTGCCGGCGATTTCGCTTCCGCGATCCGCGCGGTGTGCGGAAGTATCGAGGCGGTCGGCGCCCGCAGCCTGGACAAAGCCCAAGCGTTCGCCCGCGAACACGATATTGCCAAAAGCTACGGAAGCCTGGACGAACTGCTGGACGACCCCGCCGTCGACGTCGTCTATATCGCCACGCCGCACAATACGCACCACGAATTCATCCTGCGCGCGCTCGAAAAAGGCAAGCACGTCTTCTGCGAAAAAGCGATTACGCTGAACGGCGCCCAGCTTGCGGAAGCGGTCGAAGCCGCCCAATCGCGAGGTCTCGTGCTGGCCGAAGCGATGACCGTCTACCATATGCCGCTGTACCGGGAACTGCTTGACCTGCTTGCAGGCGGCAAACTCGGCGCGATCAAAAGTATCCACGTGGAAATGGGCGACGCCAAAGAATACCATCCGGGCAACCGCTTCTTCAATCCGGATCTGGCCGGCGGGGTGCTGCTCGACATGGGTACGTACGCGCTGTCGCTTGTCAAGATGTTCATGCCGGGCGGTCCCGACCGTTTCCTCACGGACGTACGCAAAGCGGATACCTGCGTCGACGAAGAAGCGTTCATCCGGCTGCACGGCGGACTCGGCGAATCGGCTTCGGTCTCGATCAGCTTTTTGGCCGATACCGGGCATGTCGCCTTTATCGTCTGCGAACGCGGCACGATCCTGATCAAAGATTTCACCCGCGCCGTGCGCGCCCTCATCTCGTACGAAGACGGGACGACGGAGACGATTCCGGCCGGCGAACGCGCCGAAGCGCTGTCGTACGAAGTGCGCGATTTCAACGCCTGGGTTCAGGGCGGCGAGACGCCTTCCACGCTCGGCTGGTCGATCGGCGTCATGGCGATGATGGATCAGGCGCGCAGCAGTTGGGGACTCCGCTATCCCGACGAAGTTTGA
- a CDS encoding methyl-accepting chemotaxis protein has translation MSNLDQVMHQRNKIVMWILWAVFLLLGLASLNLSLPTQLAAGAMGVFTAVFTWLTWTGKAQPVLPYAAALFFFACYALVLTDTINVLAALLPVVLLLLYPRARYVLLYSCLTAIAIFVSWLRGADVFVPEGRLVSLIFTVGLFVVIAAIAVAIGYLGEKLFADSVRQRQRAEADAEQLERVFAQIKSAVDQLGKFAHKSKENITLNELITGEITNAFAQVAEGAESQAGSVSGISDKMSASDVEIEGVVQNSSIMRDLSAHTASVTQEGASRMGDLREQIDQVYSVMSDTAHDMELFREQNRQIAQILTTISEIASQTNLLALNAAIEAARAGDAGRGFAVVSDEVRKLAEHSRESAEQIGGILGELQSGTERLMSQVNRGREAAESSLAAARRSEDVLTEINENTHKLLDQAGEVELRSEKMKASSSEVTDQTAAISTITKQTSSAMEEILAGMSEQKYITDQMAGSFGQLEKLIGDLQDLTAAPDREDAQSSLSVSSGTSG, from the coding sequence TTGAGCAATCTCGATCAAGTCATGCATCAGAGAAACAAAATCGTCATGTGGATCTTGTGGGCCGTCTTTCTGCTTCTCGGCCTCGCCAGCTTGAACCTGTCGCTTCCGACGCAGCTCGCGGCCGGCGCCATGGGCGTTTTTACGGCGGTATTTACATGGCTGACGTGGACGGGAAAAGCACAGCCGGTTCTGCCGTATGCGGCCGCCTTGTTCTTCTTCGCCTGCTACGCCCTCGTGCTGACCGATACGATCAACGTGCTAGCGGCGCTGCTGCCGGTCGTGCTGCTGCTGCTCTATCCGCGGGCGCGCTACGTGCTGCTCTACTCGTGCCTGACGGCAATCGCGATTTTCGTGTCGTGGCTGCGCGGCGCGGACGTGTTCGTGCCCGAAGGCCGGCTGGTATCACTCATCTTCACGGTCGGCTTGTTCGTCGTCATCGCGGCGATCGCGGTCGCGATCGGTTATCTGGGCGAAAAATTGTTCGCCGATTCCGTCCGGCAGCGCCAACGCGCGGAAGCCGACGCCGAGCAGCTTGAGCGGGTATTTGCCCAAATCAAGTCGGCGGTCGATCAACTCGGGAAGTTCGCCCACAAGTCCAAAGAAAACATTACGCTGAACGAACTGATTACCGGCGAGATCACGAACGCTTTTGCCCAGGTGGCGGAAGGCGCGGAGAGTCAGGCCGGCAGCGTATCGGGCATCTCGGACAAAATGTCGGCCAGCGACGTGGAGATCGAAGGCGTCGTGCAGAACTCGTCGATCATGCGCGACCTGTCCGCCCATACGGCGAGCGTCACGCAGGAAGGCGCCAGCCGCATGGGCGACCTGCGCGAACAGATCGATCAGGTCTACTCGGTTATGAGCGATACGGCGCATGACATGGAGCTGTTCCGCGAACAGAACCGCCAGATCGCCCAGATTCTGACGACGATCTCCGAGATCGCCAGCCAGACGAACCTGCTGGCGCTGAACGCCGCGATCGAAGCGGCCCGGGCCGGCGACGCCGGACGCGGATTCGCCGTCGTGTCCGACGAAGTGCGCAAGCTGGCCGAGCATTCGCGCGAGTCCGCCGAACAGATCGGCGGCATCCTCGGCGAGCTGCAGAGCGGCACGGAACGGCTTATGAGCCAGGTGAACCGCGGCCGCGAAGCGGCGGAGAGCAGTCTGGCCGCCGCCCGGCGCTCCGAAGACGTGCTGACCGAGATCAACGAGAACACGCACAAACTGCTGGATCAGGCAGGCGAAGTCGAACTGCGCTCCGAGAAGATGAAAGCCTCGTCTTCCGAAGTTACCGATCAGACCGCCGCCATCTCCACGATCACGAAGCAGACCAGCTCCGCCATGGAAGAGATTCTGGCCGGCATGAGCGAACAGAAATACATCACCGACCAGATGGCGGGCAGCTTCGGCCAGCTGGAGAAGCTGATCGGCGATCTGCAGGATCTGACCGCGGCCCCGGACCGGGAAGATGCTCAAAGTTCGCTGTCCGTCTCGTCCGGCACGAGCGGATAA
- a CDS encoding M23 family metallopeptidase — protein MKHQRSGYGTGTGYVRERKGMRRHRPLRRIGAVVCALLALGAVSTASAADYGARFVQQYGVRTSIAPALTPARSDADGVLERYAPIESKTNQPRSVVGGTNPHNGADLAMAAGERVYAILPGRVTEIKSDTSAQLGSVIIDHDTDGDGTPDGDYVQYVHIDPAGSGGSGLRVGDYVTETTVIGTVDRAKRYNPHLHIQHVSRGRSGDPSSRTMPMYPFYRHASLATWNGGSDLDYVSADWQDGSLLYLTAYAGTDNPRTNRYDRNAPAEIRLHYKVGSGGRWKMSPVRFSLYEARTFRYRIDLRQATGARTGQQVHVYAVAVRATDPTFPGSAAYRHGLWPQFYKQPDRVLYASSQARADAASRVFTIR, from the coding sequence ATGAAGCATCAGCGAAGCGGATATGGAACCGGAACCGGGTACGTTCGGGAGCGTAAGGGCATGCGCCGCCATCGGCCGCTGCGCCGGATCGGCGCGGTCGTCTGCGCGCTGCTTGCGCTCGGCGCGGTATCGACGGCTTCGGCGGCCGATTACGGCGCGCGCTTTGTTCAGCAGTACGGCGTCCGCACGTCGATCGCGCCGGCTCTGACGCCGGCCCGCAGCGATGCGGACGGCGTGCTCGAACGCTATGCGCCGATCGAAAGCAAGACGAATCAGCCGCGCAGCGTAGTCGGCGGAACCAATCCGCATAACGGCGCGGACTTGGCCATGGCCGCGGGAGAACGCGTCTACGCGATTCTGCCCGGCAGGGTGACCGAGATCAAGTCCGACACGTCGGCCCAGCTCGGCAGCGTGATCATTGATCACGACACCGACGGGGACGGCACGCCCGACGGCGACTACGTCCAATACGTGCATATCGATCCGGCGGGTTCCGGCGGTTCGGGCCTGCGCGTCGGCGATTATGTGACCGAGACGACCGTGATCGGCACGGTCGACCGGGCCAAGCGCTATAACCCGCATCTGCATATCCAGCACGTCAGCCGCGGCCGCAGCGGCGATCCAAGCAGCCGGACGATGCCGATGTATCCGTTCTACCGCCACGCTTCGCTTGCGACGTGGAACGGCGGCTCGGATCTCGATTATGTGTCCGCCGACTGGCAGGACGGCAGCCTGCTGTACCTGACCGCCTATGCGGGCACCGACAATCCGCGCACGAATCGATATGACCGTAACGCGCCGGCCGAGATTCGGCTGCATTACAAGGTCGGTTCGGGCGGCAGGTGGAAAATGTCTCCGGTCCGCTTCAGCCTGTACGAAGCCCGGACGTTCCGGTATCGGATCGATCTGCGGCAGGCGACCGGAGCCCGGACCGGGCAACAGGTTCACGTCTATGCGGTGGCGGTCCGGGCGACCGATCCGACCTTTCCGGGGTCGGCCGCTTATCGGCACGGCTTGTGGCCGCAGTTCTACAAGCAGCCGGACCGGGTGCTGTACGCGTCGTCCCAGGCGAGAGCGGACGCGGCTTCGAGGGTGTTTACGATTCGCTAA
- a CDS encoding DUF342 domain-containing protein, with protein sequence MPESLIVPEKPDLFDVPASTGSGSVTHPPSSPPVHADGTIRVRAGKFQVTDPAGEGEPAVLLPAAPLRFWLNGAELLSASAVRSVDRIEWEYPDEPMYDIEVSPDRMQAVIRVFAEIRHAWTLADTAAARTLSPSARPDTDTVVRRLGIAELMAEVGALGIRQHLDVPAIVQALQQANGQPAAFAFGRQPLPGRDAELELRFEECIENAFEEAGGSLDYRSHLRIPSVQPGDLLARVIPSEPGMPGYDVYGESIAAPPVRELDVRARQHVEEREPGVFVAAKSGRPCITEGAVRYLDVSDAYVVQGDVNLKTGHIVFSGDVTIQGNVTDNMIVESLGNVYVSGGVYHSTITAAGSIVVQGSTIGSCLYSGSFGLTFNRLYHLSMQLKDETAMLLQAARTLYAEVGRRGQSARFGQVVLLLMKTKFKEIQPRVRELLQVLVAVQRSTGGASNEFADDLNLMLSPAQMIESLDEPLLVRLQGSLEREHSFVNDMQQGDSRIELSRCQTSTIKSNGDLVIHREGVMQSDLYSTGSITFVHPVSVCRGSCLEAEERIDARIVGSAGGAPCILRARQSIHVHRMFEGKISVGTQHRNILTPVQDYTFGIPEPDANAVPG encoded by the coding sequence ATGCCGGAATCCCTGATTGTGCCGGAAAAGCCAGACTTGTTCGATGTCCCTGCGTCTACCGGCTCCGGCAGCGTCACCCATCCTCCGTCTTCGCCGCCGGTCCATGCGGACGGCACGATCCGCGTGCGCGCGGGCAAATTTCAAGTGACCGATCCGGCGGGAGAAGGCGAACCCGCCGTTCTGCTGCCGGCCGCGCCGCTGCGATTTTGGCTCAACGGCGCCGAGCTGCTCTCCGCTTCGGCGGTTCGCTCGGTCGACCGGATCGAATGGGAATACCCGGACGAGCCGATGTACGACATCGAAGTCTCGCCCGATCGCATGCAGGCGGTCATTCGCGTCTTCGCCGAGATCCGCCATGCCTGGACGCTTGCAGACACCGCCGCCGCACGCACGCTTTCGCCGAGCGCGCGTCCCGACACTGACACCGTCGTTCGGCGGCTCGGGATCGCCGAGCTCATGGCCGAAGTCGGAGCGCTTGGCATTCGCCAGCATCTGGACGTCCCCGCTATCGTGCAAGCGCTTCAACAGGCGAACGGCCAGCCGGCCGCTTTCGCTTTCGGGCGCCAGCCGCTGCCCGGCCGTGATGCCGAGCTGGAGCTTCGGTTCGAAGAGTGTATCGAAAATGCGTTCGAAGAAGCCGGCGGTTCCCTCGATTACCGCAGCCATCTGCGCATTCCGTCTGTCCAGCCGGGCGACCTGCTGGCCCGGGTCATCCCTTCGGAGCCGGGCATGCCGGGCTATGACGTATACGGCGAATCTATTGCCGCGCCTCCGGTACGCGAGCTCGACGTGCGCGCCCGGCAGCATGTTGAAGAACGGGAACCCGGCGTATTCGTCGCCGCCAAATCCGGCCGGCCGTGCATCACGGAAGGAGCCGTCCGCTATCTGGACGTCTCCGACGCTTACGTCGTGCAGGGCGACGTCAACCTGAAGACCGGGCATATCGTCTTTTCGGGCGACGTGACCATTCAGGGGAACGTGACCGACAACATGATCGTCGAGTCGCTCGGCAACGTCTACGTATCGGGCGGCGTCTACCATTCGACGATCACGGCGGCCGGCAGCATCGTCGTGCAGGGCAGCACGATCGGCAGCTGTCTGTATTCCGGCAGCTTCGGCCTGACGTTCAACCGTCTCTATCACCTCTCGATGCAGCTCAAGGACGAGACGGCGATGCTGCTGCAGGCGGCGCGCACGCTGTATGCCGAAGTCGGCCGGCGGGGACAGTCTGCCCGCTTCGGCCAGGTCGTCCTGCTGCTCATGAAGACGAAGTTCAAAGAGATTCAGCCGCGGGTACGCGAGCTGCTGCAGGTGCTCGTCGCGGTGCAGCGCAGCACCGGCGGCGCTTCGAACGAGTTTGCCGACGACCTGAACCTGATGCTGTCGCCGGCCCAGATGATCGAATCGCTGGACGAGCCGCTGCTCGTCCGCCTGCAGGGCAGCCTGGAGCGGGAGCATTCGTTCGTGAACGATATGCAGCAGGGCGATTCGCGGATCGAATTGTCCCGCTGCCAGACCAGCACGATCAAATCGAACGGAGACCTCGTGATCCACCGCGAAGGCGTTATGCAGAGCGATCTGTATTCGACCGGCTCGATTACGTTCGTGCATCCGGTCTCGGTCTGCCGCGGCTCCTGCCTCGAAGCGGAAGAGCGGATCGACGCGCGGATCGTCGGCAGCGCCGGCGGCGCGCCCTGCATCCTGCGCGCCCGGCAGAGCATCCATGTGCACCGCATGTTCGAAGGGAAAATTTCCGTCGGCACCCAGCACCGCAATATCCTGACTCCGGTGCAGGATTATACGTTCGGCATCCCCGAGCCGGACGCGAACGCCGTGCCGGGCTGA
- a CDS encoding XTP/dITP diphosphatase: MSEAGSGNGREIIVMATRNMGKVREFRHALEPLGKEVRSLHEYPEAPEVVEDGRTFAENAFKKAKEIGDFLNLPVISDDSGLCVEMLDGAPGIHSARYAGEHGNDAANNAKLMDELMRRRLGDDTEQPLLSPAKFVCALAMYDPATGRTLESEGQVEGWITSETAGAGGFGYDPLFFVPQYERTMAELSVEEKQRISHRGAALQELLKKLNG; the protein is encoded by the coding sequence ATGAGCGAAGCAGGCAGCGGAAACGGCAGAGAGATTATAGTCATGGCGACCCGCAATATGGGCAAGGTGCGCGAGTTCCGGCATGCGCTGGAACCGCTCGGCAAGGAAGTGCGCAGCCTGCACGAGTATCCGGAAGCGCCGGAAGTCGTGGAAGACGGCCGGACCTTCGCGGAGAACGCGTTCAAAAAAGCGAAAGAAATCGGCGATTTTCTGAATCTGCCGGTCATTTCCGACGATTCGGGGTTGTGCGTCGAGATGCTGGACGGAGCGCCGGGCATACATTCGGCACGATACGCCGGCGAACACGGCAACGACGCGGCGAACAACGCCAAATTGATGGACGAGCTGATGCGCAGACGCCTCGGCGACGACACGGAGCAGCCACTGCTGAGTCCGGCGAAGTTCGTCTGCGCGCTGGCGATGTACGATCCGGCGACCGGCCGCACGCTGGAGTCCGAAGGCCAGGTCGAAGGCTGGATCACGTCGGAGACGGCCGGCGCGGGCGGCTTCGGCTATGATCCGCTGTTCTTCGTGCCGCAGTACGAGCGCACGATGGCGGAACTGAGCGTCGAGGAGAAGCAGCGGATCAGCCACCGCGGAGCGGCTCTGCAGGAACTGCTGAAGAAGCTGAACGGCTAG
- the rph gene encoding ribonuclease PH, giving the protein MSRNDRKPDEIRPVKLEIDTNKYAEGSVTITVGDTIVLCNATVEEKVPPFMKGQGRGWVTAEYSMLPRATHSRSIRESAKGKLGGRTMEIQRLIARALRAVVDLQALGERTIIVDCDVIQADGGTRTTSITGAFVAMCLAMNKLEAQGKLKTYPITDYLASVSVGVVDGEALLDLRYDEDSSAAVDMNIVMTGAGEFVELQGTGEERPFSRAELNALLELGEHGVRQMIGLQREALGANALKIGSHGSGGLA; this is encoded by the coding sequence GTGAGCAGGAACGACAGAAAACCGGACGAGATTCGTCCCGTCAAGCTTGAGATCGACACGAACAAATACGCGGAAGGTTCGGTTACGATCACGGTAGGCGATACGATAGTGCTCTGCAACGCCACAGTGGAAGAAAAAGTGCCGCCGTTTATGAAAGGTCAGGGACGCGGCTGGGTCACGGCCGAATACTCGATGCTGCCCCGGGCGACGCATTCGCGCAGCATCCGGGAATCGGCCAAAGGAAAGCTGGGCGGACGCACGATGGAAATCCAGCGCCTGATCGCCCGCGCCCTGCGCGCGGTCGTCGATCTGCAGGCGCTCGGAGAGCGGACGATCATCGTCGACTGCGACGTGATCCAGGCGGACGGAGGCACGCGAACGACTTCGATTACCGGCGCGTTTGTGGCGATGTGCCTGGCCATGAACAAGCTCGAAGCGCAGGGCAAGCTCAAGACGTATCCGATTACCGATTACCTCGCTTCGGTCAGCGTGGGCGTCGTCGACGGCGAAGCGCTGCTCGACCTGCGCTACGACGAAGATTCTTCCGCGGCGGTCGATATGAACATTGTGATGACCGGAGCCGGGGAATTCGTCGAGCTGCAGGGGACCGGCGAAGAGCGGCCGTTCAGCCGCGCCGAATTGAACGCCCTGCTCGAACTCGGCGAGCATGGCGTCCGGCAGATGATCGGGCTCCAGCGGGAAGCGCTCGGCGCGAACGCGCTGAAGATCGGCAGTCACGGAAGCGGAGGATTGGCATGA
- a CDS encoding phosphatidylglycerophosphatase A family protein, which translates to MGIPERQAYSLNSRKVAEATRSWLDKRGVKIEEIAELVLFLQQKYYPELTMEECVHNVEKVLEKREVQNAVLTGIQLDVLAEEGKLLSPLQEMIKNDEGLYGVDEILALSIVNVYGSIGLTNFGYVDKLKPGILERLNDKNLGPVHTFLDDIVGAIAAAASSRIAHNKQTEREVSIELPKEPGDD; encoded by the coding sequence ATGGGCATTCCCGAACGTCAGGCTTATTCGCTCAACAGCCGCAAAGTAGCCGAGGCGACCCGAAGCTGGCTGGACAAGCGCGGCGTGAAAATCGAAGAGATTGCGGAACTGGTCCTTTTTCTGCAGCAAAAATATTACCCCGAACTGACAATGGAAGAATGCGTGCATAACGTGGAAAAAGTGCTCGAAAAGCGTGAGGTGCAAAACGCCGTGCTGACCGGCATCCAGCTCGACGTGCTTGCGGAAGAAGGCAAACTGCTGTCCCCGCTGCAGGAAATGATCAAAAACGACGAAGGGCTGTACGGCGTGGACGAGATTCTCGCGCTGTCGATCGTCAACGTGTACGGCAGCATCGGCCTGACCAATTTCGGTTACGTCGACAAGCTCAAGCCCGGCATTCTGGAGCGGCTGAACGACAAAAACCTCGGCCCCGTCCATACGTTTCTCGACGATATCGTCGGCGCGATCGCCGCGGCGGCCAGCAGCCGGATCGCGCACAACAAGCAGACCGAACGCGAAGTGTCGATCGAGCTGCCCAAAGAACCCGGCGACGACTGA
- a CDS encoding enhanced serine sensitivity protein SseB C-terminal domain-containing protein encodes MSFTPQNRLEIALSEAVEYPSRRRAFYEELQRAELYALHMEGDVPVEDGMIREKAEVRLPCVEIEGKTYLPVFSSLEMLQRSIEQEMRYISMNAMDLFGLVRGSDVWLNPGAPFAKQFPATEIESILDGSLLAMPQSYTLDTDRQIMLGRPVQEPTELLSGLSEVFRSFSNVKLAYSAHYYNPESGDPPHTLIAVEAEGEWEEVVRAASLRASSACIPDPPVDFVRLDGLSGLERYFEADCEPFYRKFGRLKQVVRRA; translated from the coding sequence ATGAGTTTTACACCCCAAAACCGATTGGAAATAGCTCTAAGCGAGGCGGTCGAATATCCGTCACGGCGCAGGGCATTCTATGAGGAGCTTCAACGTGCGGAACTGTATGCGCTACATATGGAAGGCGACGTGCCGGTCGAAGACGGAATGATCCGGGAAAAAGCGGAAGTGCGCCTGCCATGCGTGGAAATCGAAGGCAAAACGTATTTGCCCGTATTCAGTTCCCTGGAGATGCTGCAGCGTTCGATCGAGCAGGAGATGCGTTATATCTCGATGAACGCGATGGATTTGTTCGGACTCGTTCGCGGTTCGGACGTCTGGCTAAATCCCGGCGCGCCGTTCGCCAAGCAGTTTCCGGCTACCGAAATCGAATCGATTCTCGACGGAAGCCTGCTGGCAATGCCGCAGAGCTATACGCTGGATACGGACCGTCAGATTATGCTCGGGCGTCCGGTGCAGGAACCGACCGAGCTGCTGAGCGGCCTCTCGGAAGTGTTTCGATCGTTCTCGAATGTGAAGCTTGCGTACAGCGCGCATTATTACAATCCCGAGAGCGGAGATCCGCCGCACACGCTGATCGCGGTCGAAGCCGAAGGGGAATGGGAAGAAGTGGTACGGGCGGCAAGCTTGCGCGCTTCCTCGGCGTGTATTCCCGATCCGCCTGTCGATTTCGTGCGGCTGGACGGCCTCAGCGGTCTGGAACGTTATTTCGAAGCGGACTGCGAGCCGTTCTACCGCAAGTTCGGACGCCTCAAGCAGGTCGTGCGCCGGGCTTGA